One genomic region from Capra hircus breed San Clemente chromosome 18, ASM170441v1, whole genome shotgun sequence encodes:
- the SNRPD2 gene encoding small nuclear ribonucleoprotein Sm D2: protein MSLLNKPKSEMTPEELQKREEEEFNTGPLSVLTQSVKNNTQVLINCRNNKKLLGRVKAFDRHCNMVLENVKEMWTEVPKSGKGKKKSKPVNKDRYISKMFLRGDSVIVVLRNPLIAGK from the exons at GAGTCTCCTCAACAAGCCCAAGAGTGAGATGACCCCAGAGGAGCTGCAGAagcgggaggaggaggagttTAACACGGGGCCGCTCTCCGTGCTCACGCAGTCAGTCAAAAACAACACTCAAGTGCTCATCAACTGCCGTAACAACAAGAAGCTCCTGGGCCGCGTGAAGGCCTTCGACAG GCACTGCAACATGGTGCTGGAGAATGTGAAGGAAATGTGGACGGAGGTCCCCAAGAGCGGCAAGGGCAAGAAGAAGTCCAAGCCAGTCAACAAGGACCGCTACATCTCCAAGATGTTCCTGCGCGGGGACTCTGTCATCGTGGTCCTGAGGAACCCGCTCATTGCTGGCAAGTAG